In a genomic window of Sutcliffiella sp. FSL R7-0096:
- a CDS encoding TnsD family Tn7-like transposition protein, with protein MAEQSYTLLESRFTAMIPEKLRVFYVSKLREMEFVTLSGNIRWKKLIASFTSYYGDNVLKECNSNISFGTEDTWLHKVLRKPRGSCHPLRHILLISFLGETVESLLKKFNTDTYNPFGVDPWPCLNKAADHYKESIITTVKITKDFKSSNPVGTFKCTCGFSYSRKGPDLVTEDRYRIGRIKEFGGVWRKKLKEINESDLSLRKKAEVLGVDPKTVINQLLKDDLININVESISNDKKQGQKQQWLKLINENTGLSISELRKSNSNLYMWLYRNDKEWLKEHSPKKIRIKSKGSIIDWEQRDIQIEELAKSIVKDILNEKKIQRVTKNEVGRRMGRINLLYKNMHKLPKTKFILENGLESIEEFQMRRIKNVVKKLMLNRGVVKEWEVIREAGLKPKYANIHKHFIKRGIFASYKL; from the coding sequence GTGGCAGAACAAAGCTATACTCTTCTCGAATCTAGATTTACAGCAATGATTCCAGAAAAATTAAGGGTATTTTATGTGAGCAAACTTAGAGAAATGGAGTTTGTAACTTTATCTGGAAATATTAGATGGAAGAAACTAATAGCATCTTTCACTTCTTATTATGGTGATAATGTTTTGAAGGAATGCAATAGTAATATTAGTTTCGGAACAGAGGATACCTGGCTACATAAAGTACTAAGGAAACCTAGAGGATCTTGCCACCCTCTGAGACATATATTACTTATTAGCTTTTTAGGGGAAACAGTAGAATCACTATTAAAAAAATTTAACACCGACACATATAATCCTTTTGGTGTGGATCCATGGCCATGTCTAAACAAAGCAGCGGATCATTATAAGGAGTCTATAATTACCACTGTTAAGATTACAAAGGATTTTAAATCTTCTAATCCAGTCGGAACCTTTAAGTGTACATGTGGTTTTTCGTATTCTAGAAAAGGACCTGATTTGGTTACAGAAGATCGATATAGAATAGGAAGGATAAAAGAGTTTGGGGGTGTATGGAGGAAGAAACTAAAGGAGATCAATGAGAGTGATTTATCATTAAGAAAAAAAGCAGAAGTGTTGGGTGTAGACCCCAAAACTGTAATAAACCAATTGCTAAAAGATGATCTAATAAATATCAATGTTGAGTCTATTTCAAATGATAAAAAGCAAGGTCAAAAGCAACAATGGCTAAAATTAATTAATGAAAACACGGGTCTTTCCATTTCTGAATTAAGGAAAAGTAATTCAAACCTTTACATGTGGCTATATAGGAATGATAAAGAATGGCTTAAAGAACATTCTCCCAAGAAGATTAGGATAAAAAGTAAAGGGTCGATAATTGACTGGGAGCAGCGTGACATACAGATAGAAGAACTAGCAAAATCTATAGTTAAAGATATTTTAAATGAGAAAAAAATACAACGTGTTACCAAAAATGAGGTAGGGAGAAGAATGGGGAGAATAAACTTATTATACAAAAATATGCATAAGTTACCCAAAACTAAGTTTATTCTGGAAAATGGATTAGAAAGCATTGAAGAATTCCAAATGAGGAGAATTAAAAATGTTGTAAAGAAATTGATGTTAAATCGAGGCGTTGTTAAAGAGTGGGAAGTTATACGGGAAGCAGGACTAAAACCTAAATATGCAAATATACATAAACACTTTATTAAAAGAGGAATTTTCGCATCATATAAATTATAG
- a CDS encoding 2OG-Fe(II) oxygenase, with translation MVYKGKKDSNFIFNGLTYNIYPYGHILVEKVFEEKVANDILNWLENNELWKYNDASNHKSSGFFINKDNLPDNLLSVFSGESLENLLDTFEEIFKTSFFEKFSVAAVKHEVGHGTTIHTDYIENNKADFTHRFIVYLNRDWKEDDGGLFGVFKGRNMDSLVSTIPPLNNSGVGLYISQTSYHAVSVVKNSRRFSLVFSLLSRDGHDNGSGISY, from the coding sequence GTGGTATATAAAGGAAAAAAAGATTCAAATTTTATTTTTAATGGACTAACATATAATATATATCCTTATGGACACATTTTAGTTGAAAAAGTTTTTGAAGAAAAAGTAGCAAACGACATTTTAAACTGGTTGGAAAATAACGAATTATGGAAATATAATGATGCATCTAATCATAAATCTTCAGGTTTTTTTATTAATAAGGATAATCTACCGGATAACTTGTTATCTGTCTTTAGTGGTGAATCACTGGAAAATTTACTTGATACGTTCGAGGAGATTTTTAAAACATCTTTTTTCGAGAAATTTTCTGTTGCCGCTGTAAAACACGAAGTTGGTCACGGAACCACAATACACACAGACTACATCGAAAATAACAAAGCTGATTTTACTCACAGGTTTATAGTTTATTTAAATAGAGACTGGAAGGAAGATGATGGAGGGTTATTCGGGGTTTTTAAGGGTAGGAATATGGATAGTCTTGTATCCACTATACCGCCACTTAATAACTCAGGTGTTGGACTATATATAAGTCAAACTTCATACCATGCTGTAAGTGTAGTGAAGAATAGCAGAAGATTTAGTTTGGTGTTCTCACTTTTATCTAGAGACGGACATGATAATGGTTCTGGTATTTCATATTAA
- a CDS encoding methyltransferase encodes MIKTVVNDVELKFKTNEELFSPKYLDKGTLAMLSIIEFEKNDKVLDLGCGYGLIGILAAKLCIPANITMVDINEKAVKCSKENAKLNGVPEVEVTLSDGYSNILTNDFNKIICHPPYHADFSVAKMIIEKGFNRLAIGGHIYLVTKRKEWYKNKLISTFGGVKIWEIEGYYVFMAIKKESSYSKAKPRKKRKKTGENNKEIFKK; translated from the coding sequence TTGATAAAAACAGTGGTAAATGATGTTGAACTAAAATTTAAAACAAACGAAGAGTTGTTCTCTCCAAAATATTTGGATAAGGGTACTCTTGCAATGTTGTCAATTATTGAATTTGAAAAGAACGATAAAGTATTAGACCTGGGATGCGGTTATGGTTTAATTGGGATTTTAGCGGCAAAGCTATGTATACCAGCCAATATAACCATGGTTGATATTAATGAAAAAGCAGTAAAATGTTCAAAAGAGAACGCTAAATTAAATGGGGTACCAGAAGTAGAAGTTACATTGAGTGATGGATATTCGAATATTTTAACTAATGATTTTAATAAAATTATTTGTCATCCACCATATCATGCGGACTTTTCAGTTGCAAAAATGATTATAGAAAAAGGCTTTAATAGGTTAGCTATAGGGGGACATATTTATTTAGTAACCAAGAGAAAGGAGTGGTACAAAAATAAATTAATTTCTACTTTCGGTGGGGTTAAAATATGGGAGATAGAGGGTTATTATGTTTTTATGGCAATAAAAAAAGAGAGCTCTTATTCAAAAGCGAAACCTAGAAAAAAAAGAAAGAAAACAGGAGAAAATAATAAAGAAATATTTAAAAAATAA
- the acpS gene encoding holo-ACP synthase translates to MIIGIGTDIIELSRIEKIFGQSTKEKFINRILTEQEILIGYKRGNSLCEFVAGRLSAKEAVVKAFGCGIGKKVGFQDIIILNDSEGKPICSISENALSRLGIENGLRIHVSISHCRRIVNSFVIIEKNN, encoded by the coding sequence ATGATTATAGGAATTGGTACTGATATTATAGAGCTATCAAGAATTGAGAAGATATTTGGTCAATCAACAAAAGAAAAATTTATAAATAGGATATTAACTGAACAAGAAATTCTGATAGGATATAAAAGAGGTAATAGTTTATGTGAGTTTGTAGCAGGAAGATTAAGTGCTAAAGAAGCAGTAGTAAAAGCATTTGGCTGTGGTATTGGTAAAAAAGTTGGGTTTCAGGATATAATAATATTGAATGATAGTGAAGGAAAGCCAATTTGTTCTATATCAGAAAATGCTTTATCACGTCTTGGAATAGAAAATGGATTAAGAATCCATGTAAGTATTAGCCACTGTAGACGAATAGTAAATTCATTTGTAATAATAGAGAAGAATAATTAA
- a CDS encoding ketoacyl-ACP synthase III codes for MIYIQEIGSYIPDNYISNYQRKGMFNIDNHFIEQSIGIKQVSRKLKDEDTSDMCLKAFENLLRKTKIKVEDIDCIVVCTQNPDKEGLPNTASILHKKMGAVEECASFDISIGCSGYIYGLSIVKSFIESNNMKNGLLFTCDPYSKIINDIDKNTTLLFGDAATVTLLINTNHMNTNTSKSGFSPIRFIFSTQGEKYSLNKVNGFINMNGRAVYNFSAKKVPVQVRKLLDVEKMDAEKIDLFIFHQGSKFIVETLRKRLELPRDKVPIYLENQGNTISSSIPLILESKLNNNELEYVILSGFGIGLSWASCLLMRKFE; via the coding sequence TTGATATATATTCAAGAAATTGGTAGCTATATACCAGATAACTACATATCAAACTATCAAAGAAAAGGTATGTTTAATATTGATAATCACTTTATAGAACAATCGATAGGAATTAAGCAAGTCAGCAGAAAACTAAAAGATGAAGATACTTCTGACATGTGTTTAAAGGCATTTGAAAATCTACTTAGAAAGACAAAAATTAAAGTAGAAGATATTGATTGTATTGTGGTTTGTACTCAGAATCCAGATAAAGAAGGATTACCAAACACTGCTTCAATTCTTCATAAGAAAATGGGGGCTGTTGAGGAATGTGCCAGTTTTGATATTTCAATTGGTTGTTCTGGGTATATTTATGGATTATCAATAGTAAAGAGTTTCATTGAATCAAACAATATGAAAAATGGCCTTTTATTCACTTGTGATCCATATTCAAAAATAATTAACGATATTGATAAAAATACTACTCTACTTTTTGGAGATGCAGCTACAGTAACACTACTTATAAACACTAACCATATGAATACTAATACCTCTAAATCAGGATTTTCACCAATAAGGTTTATTTTTTCAACACAAGGTGAAAAGTACTCTTTAAATAAAGTAAATGGTTTTATTAATATGAATGGAAGAGCTGTTTATAATTTTTCTGCAAAAAAAGTACCTGTACAAGTAAGAAAATTATTAGATGTAGAAAAAATGGACGCAGAAAAAATAGATCTTTTTATTTTTCATCAAGGAAGTAAATTTATTGTTGAAACACTTAGAAAAAGACTTGAACTACCTAGAGATAAAGTTCCTATTTATCTGGAGAACCAAGGAAATACAATTTCTTCGTCAATACCACTTATTTTAGAATCTAAACTAAATAATAATGAATTAGAATATGTGATTCTAAGTGGATTTGGTATAGGCTTATCATGGGCAAGCTGCTTATTAATGAGGAAATTTGAATGA
- a CDS encoding LLM class flavin-dependent oxidoreductase, translating into MKFSWVLPDNNSLNKFEDEETFLNKNIEEAKLAERNGFDSILVSSTPNSFDPWILATYLAMKTERIKLIVAQNTSHVLPSSTLKALNTLNYITNNRIDINVVTGSSKEGILKDTKYLNHEIRYKRTYEFLELLQKLRKGICSHEGEFFQVNNATIYPKIRGEDSSSIFVAGSSNEALAAAAKFGDYHLSYADDFPNVGEQISRLNNLSQRYSRSVKSGIYINIISRKTTNEAWNEAYKLIERASPFQKRLVKLYYSNADSIGILKHNAFNKEFSNKALWGGLASISTTVSLSIIGSYGEVADTLKKYQELGVSFFLLLSASNDKEIERIGNYVLPYLKM; encoded by the coding sequence ATGAAATTTTCTTGGGTATTACCAGATAATAATTCACTTAATAAATTTGAAGATGAAGAAACATTTTTAAATAAAAACATTGAAGAAGCCAAACTAGCTGAGAGGAATGGCTTTGATTCCATTTTAGTTTCTAGTACTCCAAATTCTTTTGATCCATGGATATTAGCAACGTATCTAGCTATGAAAACGGAACGTATTAAATTAATTGTTGCTCAAAATACAAGTCATGTTTTGCCGAGTAGCACATTAAAAGCATTAAATACTCTAAATTATATTACTAATAACAGAATTGATATAAATGTCGTAACTGGAAGTTCTAAAGAAGGCATTTTAAAAGATACTAAATACCTCAATCATGAAATAAGGTACAAAAGAACCTATGAGTTTCTAGAATTACTACAAAAATTACGTAAGGGGATTTGTTCACATGAAGGGGAGTTTTTCCAAGTAAATAATGCTACTATATATCCAAAAATAAGGGGGGAGGACTCTTCAAGTATTTTTGTAGCCGGTAGCTCTAATGAAGCTCTTGCTGCAGCTGCGAAATTTGGAGATTACCATTTAAGTTATGCTGATGATTTTCCTAATGTTGGTGAACAAATCTCAAGGCTTAATAATCTTTCACAAAGATACTCAAGGTCAGTAAAAAGTGGAATATATATAAATATCATTTCTAGAAAAACAACTAATGAAGCATGGAATGAAGCCTATAAGTTAATTGAAAGAGCCTCACCCTTTCAAAAAAGGCTAGTTAAGTTATATTATTCTAATGCAGATTCGATTGGTATTTTAAAGCATAATGCATTCAATAAAGAATTCAGTAATAAAGCACTGTGGGGAGGATTAGCGTCTATTAGTACAACTGTGTCTTTATCTATTATTGGCAGTTATGGTGAAGTTGCAGATACTTTAAAGAAATATCAAGAACTAGGTGTAAGCTTCTTTTTACTATTGTCAGCCTCAAATGATAAGGAAATCGAGCGGATTGGTAATTATGTTCTTCCTTACTTGAAAATGTGA
- a CDS encoding acyl carrier protein yields MEMKLESNTEKKILNILGDILEIEDFKIDVVTNLSTIGLDSLSAIKTLIKIEEVFSIELDDADLIIENAESISKLVLLVKKYSYRG; encoded by the coding sequence ATGGAAATGAAATTAGAATCTAATACAGAAAAAAAAATTTTAAATATCCTAGGGGATATATTAGAAATTGAAGATTTTAAAATTGATGTGGTAACAAACTTATCTACTATAGGACTTGATTCACTATCTGCAATAAAAACATTAATAAAAATTGAAGAAGTATTTAGTATTGAGTTAGATGATGCAGATCTAATTATTGAAAATGCTGAATCTATTAGTAAGCTAGTATTGTTAGTGAAAAAGTATTCTTATAGGGGTTAG
- a CDS encoding NAD-dependent epimerase/dehydratase family protein, which produces MRTVAIIGGAGFIGSHLFNYFYRRGIYPKIIDISESNNFENFSSVDILDREKLMYELKGVNEVFHLASLVGVDSCLIQEERLFRTSIEGTINVLDSCIKNGVEKITFASSSEVYGELTESKMKESGNFKPKSPYGKTKLECEKILYYYKDNIQTNIVRFFNVYGEGQRTDFVINKFISSILNDDFITIYGDGEQTRCFTYINDAITGMLAAHNYKSIKNYEIFNIGNKNSISINSLVELLGKIIGKSPKIHYLEYGNNGVRPREIEVFNRFPDTNKAESLLNFTAKTELQKGLRNIVRFYYSNMVNK; this is translated from the coding sequence ATGAGGACTGTTGCAATCATTGGTGGTGCGGGTTTTATCGGGTCACACTTATTTAATTACTTTTATAGAAGAGGTATTTACCCAAAAATTATTGATATTAGTGAAAGTAATAATTTTGAGAATTTCTCATCAGTGGATATCTTAGACAGAGAAAAACTGATGTACGAGCTAAAAGGAGTTAATGAAGTCTTTCATTTAGCGTCGTTAGTTGGAGTTGATAGCTGTCTAATTCAAGAAGAAAGACTCTTTCGGACAAGCATAGAAGGTACTATAAATGTCTTGGATTCATGTATTAAGAACGGGGTGGAAAAAATCACGTTTGCTTCCAGTAGTGAAGTCTATGGCGAGTTAACAGAGTCCAAAATGAAGGAATCTGGAAATTTTAAGCCTAAATCCCCATACGGTAAAACAAAGTTAGAATGCGAAAAAATATTGTATTATTACAAAGATAATATACAAACTAATATAGTTAGATTTTTTAATGTATACGGGGAAGGTCAAAGAACTGATTTTGTTATTAATAAATTTATTTCTTCTATACTTAATGATGACTTTATAACTATATATGGAGATGGGGAACAAACTAGATGTTTTACTTATATTAATGATGCTATTACCGGTATGTTAGCGGCTCATAATTATAAAAGTATTAAAAACTATGAAATTTTCAACATAGGAAATAAAAATTCAATTAGTATAAATAGTTTAGTAGAGTTATTAGGTAAAATTATAGGGAAAAGTCCGAAAATTCATTATTTAGAGTATGGGAATAATGGAGTCCGGCCTAGAGAAATTGAAGTATTCAATAGGTTTCCTGATACGAATAAAGCTGAGTCTTTATTGAATTTTACTGCAAAGACTGAATTGCAAAAAGGATTAAGAAATATCGTTAGATTCTATTATAGTAATATGGTTAATAAATAA
- a CDS encoding radical SAM protein produces the protein MDRIAKMKHNFLINEGASFSPYDCLLYLTIKCNLNCPMCFQQNHEKRTKDITLEDIQSIFERTPVDSVFLIGGEIFVRKDIYDILDYFDTSGKKISFLSNGTLINREGIEKIKKYKNLHEVWFSLDGLKSVNDKIRGKGSFEKVSKVIKELTPFKTVNVNCVILEENIDQLEEILDYVNSLGVSKISFQFKMCYTVEQYIETMHLTQKELGFKNLFYDDCVKTNIDLSFMNKLKEIAPRLNKTNLQTKVTFYPTLFLKQLDQYINGTLRTNNKLICNDFVNARLKIGSKGELLLCESMKFSPGNLLDKDLDSLWNNDEMRIWRKQLCNINMTEMCSRCCGVGVIS, from the coding sequence ATGGATCGTATCGCTAAAATGAAGCATAATTTTCTAATAAATGAAGGAGCCTCATTTTCCCCCTATGATTGTCTTCTTTATCTAACTATTAAATGTAACCTAAATTGTCCTATGTGTTTTCAACAAAATCATGAAAAAAGAACAAAGGATATTACATTAGAAGATATTCAGAGCATTTTTGAAAGAACACCGGTGGATTCAGTTTTCCTTATTGGTGGAGAAATATTTGTTAGGAAGGATATTTACGATATTTTAGATTATTTTGATACTTCTGGGAAGAAAATATCTTTTTTAAGTAATGGTACTCTAATAAATAGGGAAGGAATTGAGAAAATAAAAAAATACAAAAACCTTCATGAGGTTTGGTTTTCATTAGATGGTCTTAAATCTGTAAATGACAAAATTAGAGGAAAAGGATCATTCGAAAAAGTTTCTAAAGTTATTAAAGAACTTACTCCATTTAAAACAGTAAATGTAAATTGTGTAATTCTTGAAGAGAATATTGATCAATTGGAGGAAATTTTAGACTATGTAAATAGTTTGGGGGTAAGCAAAATCAGTTTTCAATTTAAAATGTGTTACACCGTTGAACAGTATATCGAAACTATGCACTTAACACAAAAAGAACTAGGATTCAAAAATTTATTCTATGATGACTGTGTTAAAACAAATATAGATCTTAGTTTTATGAATAAGTTAAAGGAAATAGCCCCTCGCTTAAATAAAACTAATCTTCAAACCAAAGTAACATTCTATCCAACATTATTTCTTAAACAATTAGATCAATATATTAATGGCACATTAAGAACAAATAATAAGTTGATTTGTAATGACTTTGTCAATGCTAGATTAAAAATCGGCTCAAAAGGAGAGCTTCTACTATGTGAATCTATGAAATTTAGTCCTGGTAATTTACTTGACAAAGATTTAGACTCTTTGTGGAATAATGATGAAATGAGGATTTGGAGAAAACAACTTTGTAATATTAACATGACAGAAATGTGCAGTAGATGCTGTGGAGTAGGTGTAATTTCTTAA
- a CDS encoding radical SAM protein produces MENKLNFFPKVAIIPVTYRCNSKCVMCNIWKDDQKDMEMDHLLNVFDDPLLAQNIESINLTGGELTLRKDVYDIIKGLLERCHKLRTVTINSNGFLPERLKRLVSNILDLKQYYQFDLYCYLSIDGMSDTHDLVRGVNGSYSKVWDSLNILKSLKKEHDFRFSVNFTINRVNYKELYEVYNNLKKMKIKMDFTYGMRSPIYFQNDELDSLDMDSQLIRDHVADFIAAIKNEGLLTNSLSYYKDLVNMLKGSERKIGCIFSNSGFFLHPNGDVYRCWIYDKKIGNVYNQSFSQIWTSLLAKETEEGILDRCKTCYNNCYAQFKRIDSINSIITNGLLSK; encoded by the coding sequence ATGGAAAATAAATTAAATTTTTTTCCAAAAGTTGCAATTATTCCTGTTACCTATAGGTGTAATTCTAAATGTGTAATGTGTAACATCTGGAAAGATGATCAAAAGGATATGGAAATGGATCACTTATTAAATGTTTTTGATGACCCATTATTAGCTCAAAATATCGAATCAATAAATTTAACTGGCGGTGAACTTACACTCAGGAAAGATGTGTACGACATAATTAAAGGGTTATTAGAGAGATGTCATAAATTGAGAACTGTAACAATCAACAGCAATGGCTTCTTACCAGAGCGACTTAAAAGATTAGTTAGTAATATTCTCGACTTGAAACAATATTATCAATTTGACCTTTATTGTTACTTATCAATCGATGGTATGAGTGATACACATGATTTGGTGAGAGGCGTAAATGGTAGTTATTCAAAAGTATGGGATTCATTGAATATATTGAAAAGTTTAAAAAAAGAGCATGATTTTAGATTCTCAGTGAATTTTACTATAAATAGAGTTAATTATAAGGAATTATATGAAGTGTATAATAACTTAAAAAAAATGAAAATTAAGATGGACTTTACATATGGAATGAGGTCCCCAATTTATTTTCAAAATGATGAATTAGATTCATTGGATATGGACAGTCAGCTTATTAGAGATCATGTTGCAGATTTTATCGCAGCTATAAAAAATGAGGGATTATTAACTAATTCTCTCTCATATTATAAAGATCTTGTAAACATGTTGAAAGGCTCAGAAAGAAAAATTGGGTGTATATTCTCAAATTCAGGGTTTTTCCTCCATCCTAACGGGGACGTATATAGGTGCTGGATTTACGATAAGAAAATAGGTAACGTTTATAATCAAAGTTTTTCACAAATTTGGACTAGTTTACTTGCTAAAGAGACAGAAGAAGGGATATTAGATCGGTGCAAAACGTGCTATAACAATTGCTATGCTCAATTTAAAAGAATTGACTCAATAAACTCTATTATTACAAATGGGCTATTAAGCAAATGA
- a CDS encoding glycosyltransferase family 4 protein yields MNIILLSSENPYDAQNNGGIGTYTREMAEGLANANNIVHIITLEANKGQKTKIFSENINLHIAGSSGLSPFETTKVFLAKINELIRQYKVDFIESPEWMGQGLDIVSNVSIPFSTRFHTPLYLIERIMLGKKLYSCQEEIKLMEKKQSMQSCFTTSPSKDLGEIIQRDWGILSNVIPNPIDVDKINHDYVKNPLEPQVYGDYILYIGRLELRKGVLELSKVVKDIMKDFPTIKFVFCGRNSIYRRPYTFKKMIIDENLLFKSNLIFIEHATYLEKLTLIKNAKVIVQPSLWENFSYVTLESLALGATVIASEFGGNKEMIEHSNNGYLFNPYKKGELKKRLIEALDDECKLKPEIVIQSIRDKFDSKVVIPMYQKLIESNL; encoded by the coding sequence ATGAATATAATCTTACTAAGTTCTGAAAATCCGTATGATGCACAAAATAATGGAGGAATAGGCACTTATACAAGAGAAATGGCTGAAGGCTTAGCAAATGCTAATAATATTGTACATATTATTACACTAGAGGCTAATAAGGGGCAGAAAACTAAAATTTTTAGTGAAAATATTAACTTACATATTGCTGGAAGTTCAGGTTTAAGTCCTTTTGAAACTACAAAAGTGTTTCTTGCTAAGATAAATGAGTTAATAAGGCAATACAAAGTTGACTTTATCGAATCTCCAGAGTGGATGGGACAAGGTTTAGATATTGTAAGTAATGTTAGCATCCCATTTAGCACTAGATTTCACACTCCGTTATATTTAATTGAAAGAATAATGCTAGGAAAAAAGTTATATAGTTGTCAAGAAGAAATTAAGTTAATGGAAAAAAAACAATCTATGCAATCTTGCTTTACAACTTCCCCTAGTAAAGATTTAGGCGAAATAATTCAAAGAGATTGGGGCATTCTGTCTAATGTTATTCCTAACCCAATTGATGTGGATAAAATTAATCATGATTATGTTAAGAACCCCTTAGAACCCCAAGTTTATGGTGATTATATATTATATATAGGACGTTTGGAATTAAGAAAGGGAGTACTAGAACTGTCTAAAGTTGTGAAAGATATTATGAAAGATTTCCCTACAATTAAATTTGTTTTTTGTGGTAGAAATTCAATATACAGAAGGCCTTACACTTTTAAAAAAATGATTATAGATGAAAACCTACTATTCAAAAGCAATCTAATCTTTATAGAACATGCTACCTATCTTGAGAAACTGACATTAATAAAAAATGCTAAGGTTATTGTGCAACCATCATTATGGGAAAACTTCTCATACGTTACTTTAGAATCACTGGCACTGGGTGCCACTGTTATTGCTTCTGAATTTGGAGGAAACAAAGAAATGATTGAACATTCGAATAATGGTTATCTGTTTAATCCCTACAAAAAAGGTGAGTTAAAGAAGCGGTTAATAGAAGCTTTAGACGATGAATGTAAACTAAAACCAGAAATCGTTATTCAAAGTATTAGGGACAAATTTGACAGTAAAGTAGTCATACCAATGTATCAGAAATTAATTGAGTCTAACTTGTAA
- a CDS encoding glycosyltransferase family 2 protein, which yields MGDYIYSICILTLNHINITKKCLQSLLKSKINGKTELIIVDNGSSDGTVEWLLSFKKIHSDDNLSITIVLNDENKGCTGGRNQAMSIAKGEFIVIVDNDVEFIEENWLIELHQYYLINENIGIIGPKLNYACQPSVIQSAGLEITETGKVIFLGEGQHETRKEFNTIKEVDAYQAACWLFKKSIIEKIGLFDEAFFPVQYEDIDYCFRVRDIGLKIIYYPYVKVLHHQHITTKQTNQLNYSRITVKNGMLFRKKWKHIFAKNKGNLHEGEIV from the coding sequence ATGGGCGATTACATATACAGTATTTGTATCCTGACACTTAACCACATAAATATTACTAAAAAATGTTTACAGTCTCTATTAAAATCAAAAATTAATGGAAAAACAGAATTAATTATTGTTGATAATGGATCGAGTGATGGAACAGTTGAGTGGTTGTTGAGCTTCAAGAAGATACATTCTGATGATAACTTATCTATAACTATAGTATTAAATGATGAGAATAAAGGTTGTACGGGTGGAAGAAATCAGGCAATGTCTATTGCAAAAGGAGAATTTATAGTAATTGTTGATAATGACGTTGAATTTATTGAAGAGAATTGGCTAATAGAACTACATCAATATTATTTAATAAATGAAAATATAGGAATTATTGGTCCAAAACTCAACTATGCATGTCAGCCTAGTGTTATTCAATCAGCAGGGTTAGAGATTACTGAAACTGGAAAGGTGATATTCTTAGGAGAAGGACAACATGAAACAAGAAAAGAGTTTAACACAATAAAAGAAGTAGATGCTTATCAAGCAGCATGCTGGTTATTTAAAAAGAGCATAATTGAGAAAATTGGGTTATTTGATGAAGCATTCTTCCCAGTGCAGTATGAAGATATTGATTATTGTTTTAGAGTTAGAGATATAGGACTAAAAATTATATATTATCCATATGTTAAAGTTCTACACCACCAACATATAACAACTAAACAAACAAACCAATTAAATTACTCTAGGATAACAGTAAAGAACGGAATGCTTTTTCGAAAAAAATGGAAACATATTTTCGCGAAAAATAAAGGTAATCTTCATGAAGGGGAAATAGTATGA